A window of Lujinxingia sediminis contains these coding sequences:
- the recR gene encoding recombination mediator RecR, giving the protein MKPRDPITRLVNAFRKLPGIGERTATRLAFFVLNESEEMARELAEALVEVKERVGLCQVCCNLTEADVCEICRERRRDTTTICVVERTQDLRAIERTGDFRGLYHVLHGLISPLDGVGPDDIRLRELLTRLQTPPEGMEEPEEVIVACSPSVDGEATALYLQRLLKPLGLKVSRIASGVPIGGELEYTDRVTLSRALSQRREM; this is encoded by the coding sequence ATGAAGCCCCGCGATCCCATCACTCGCCTGGTCAACGCATTTCGCAAGTTGCCGGGCATTGGCGAGCGTACCGCGACGCGCCTGGCCTTCTTCGTGCTCAATGAGAGCGAGGAGATGGCCCGGGAGCTGGCCGAGGCGCTGGTGGAGGTCAAGGAGCGGGTGGGCCTGTGTCAGGTCTGTTGCAATCTGACCGAGGCCGATGTCTGCGAGATCTGCCGCGAGCGTCGGCGCGATACCACCACGATCTGTGTGGTGGAACGCACCCAGGATCTGCGAGCGATCGAGCGCACGGGCGATTTTCGGGGGCTCTACCACGTGTTGCACGGGCTTATCAGCCCGCTCGACGGGGTGGGGCCCGATGATATTCGCCTTCGCGAGCTGCTCACTCGCCTGCAGACCCCGCCCGAGGGTATGGAGGAGCCCGAGGAGGTGATCGTGGCCTGCAGCCCCTCGGTCGACGGCGAGGCAACGGCGCTTTATTTGCAGCGTTTGCTCAAGCCTCTGGGGCTTAAAGTCAGCCGTATCGCCAGCGGTGTTCCGATTGGCGGAGAGCTTGAATATACCGACAGGGTGACGCTCTCTCGCGCGCTCTCGCAGAGGCGGGAAATGTAG
- a CDS encoding YbaB/EbfC family nucleoid-associated protein, which translates to MKGGMNSLVRQAQKMQSRITKVQEEIGNKTIEASTGGGMVTAVVNGKQELLQIKINPDVVDPSDVEVLEEMVLGAVNQAMEMAGEMMNSEIEKITGGLNIPGLF; encoded by the coding sequence ATGAAAGGCGGCATGAACAGCCTGGTCCGCCAGGCCCAGAAGATGCAATCGCGCATCACCAAGGTTCAGGAAGAGATCGGCAACAAGACCATTGAGGCGTCCACCGGCGGCGGCATGGTCACGGCCGTGGTGAACGGCAAGCAGGAACTCCTGCAGATCAAGATCAACCCTGACGTCGTCGATCCCTCCGATGTTGAGGTGCTCGAAGAGATGGTGCTCGGTGCTGTCAACCAGGCCATGGAGATGGCCGGCGAGATGATGAACTCCGAGATCGAGAAGATCACCGGCGGCCTCAACATCCCCGGCCTCTTCTAA